One Desulfitibacter sp. BRH_c19 genomic window carries:
- a CDS encoding transketolase — translation MDLIEKKHLEQKANIIRQHIINMIGEAGSGHPGGSLSATDILAVLYFKTLRIDPDNLKNPSRDRFILSKGHAAPLLYATLAEKGFFPTEKLMTLRKINSDLQGHPDMKSVPGVEMSTGSLGQGFSVATGLALGANLDKADYRVYALLGDGEIQEGIVWEAAMLAAHYKLDNLTAILDHNGLQIDGKVEDVMSPEPVSDKWRAFGWNVIDIDGHNLEEIDRAFDEAASHKGQPTMIVAKTVKGKGVSYMEDCADWHGKACNIEERNKALAELAGN, via the coding sequence ATGGACCTAATTGAAAAAAAGCATTTGGAACAAAAAGCAAATATTATTAGACAGCACATTATTAATATGATAGGGGAAGCAGGATCAGGACATCCCGGTGGATCTTTATCTGCAACTGATATTTTAGCTGTCTTATATTTTAAAACACTAAGGATTGATCCTGATAATCTTAAAAATCCATCAAGAGATAGATTTATTCTATCCAAGGGTCATGCTGCACCCCTACTTTACGCTACGCTAGCGGAAAAAGGTTTTTTTCCTACTGAGAAACTCATGACATTAAGAAAGATTAATAGTGATCTTCAGGGGCATCCAGATATGAAATCTGTTCCAGGAGTTGAAATGTCAACGGGCTCTTTAGGACAAGGTTTTTCTGTAGCAACTGGTTTAGCACTAGGAGCTAATTTGGATAAAGCCGACTACAGGGTCTATGCACTTCTGGGTGATGGCGAGATTCAAGAGGGTATTGTGTGGGAGGCAGCAATGCTTGCAGCACATTATAAGCTGGACAACCTTACTGCAATCTTAGACCATAATGGACTTCAGATTGATGGAAAAGTTGAAGATGTTATGTCACCAGAACCAGTAAGCGATAAATGGAGGGCTTTTGGTTGGAATGTAATTGATATTGATGGACACAATCTGGAGGAAATTGATAGGGCTTTTGATGAAGCTGCCTCTCACAAAGGGCAACCTACTATGATAGTAGCGAAAACAGTTAAAGGTAAAGGTGTTTCATATATGGAGGATTGTGCTGATTGGCACGGAAAAGCGTGTAATATAGAGGAGAGAAATAAGGCGCTTGCTGAATTAGCTGGCAACTAA
- a CDS encoding transketolase: MQTKIATRDAYGKTLVKLGKKYQDIVVLDADLSKSTKTALFKGEFPDRFFNVGIAEQNLACVAGGMSLAGKVPFASSFAMFATGRAFEMIRNSLCYPKLNVKIAATHAGITVGEDGASHQANEDVAIMRAIPNMTVLVPADAVETEQIIEAAYNYNGPVYIRLGRSGVPVLYDDNYKYQIGKASKLRDGKDVSIIAMGIMVSKALEAAEMLAEEGVQASVYNMSTIKPIDVDAIEEAAQTGCVVTAEEHSIIGGLGSAVAEVLGEKCPVPLERVGIMDTFGESGKPDELLKKYGLTKENIASAVIRVMDRKTTCHHK; this comes from the coding sequence ATGCAAACGAAGATAGCTACTAGAGATGCTTACGGAAAAACACTAGTTAAGCTGGGCAAAAAATATCAAGATATTGTTGTTTTAGATGCTGACCTATCCAAATCTACAAAGACTGCTCTATTTAAGGGAGAATTTCCAGATAGATTTTTCAATGTTGGAATTGCAGAACAGAATTTAGCCTGTGTTGCTGGTGGAATGTCATTAGCTGGCAAGGTTCCCTTTGCTAGCAGTTTTGCCATGTTTGCTACAGGTAGAGCTTTTGAAATGATACGTAATTCATTATGCTATCCAAAGCTCAATGTTAAAATCGCTGCAACGCATGCTGGAATTACTGTAGGGGAAGATGGTGCTTCTCATCAGGCAAATGAGGATGTCGCGATAATGAGGGCCATTCCTAACATGACCGTTTTGGTACCTGCTGATGCTGTGGAGACAGAACAAATTATTGAAGCCGCTTATAATTATAACGGACCAGTATACATACGTCTTGGAAGGTCAGGAGTTCCTGTACTATATGATGATAATTATAAGTATCAAATAGGCAAGGCAAGTAAATTACGAGACGGTAAGGATGTATCTATCATTGCCATGGGAATCATGGTTAGCAAGGCATTGGAGGCAGCTGAAATGTTAGCAGAGGAAGGTGTCCAAGCCTCTGTTTATAATATGTCAACAATCAAACCCATTGACGTAGACGCCATTGAGGAAGCTGCACAAACAGGCTGTGTTGTAACAGCTGAAGAACACAGTATTATTGGGGGATTAGGTAGTGCAGTAGCAGAGGTGCTAGGAGAAAAATGTCCAGTTCCATTAGAAAGGGTAGGCATCATGGACACTTTTGGCGAGTCTGGAAAGCCTGACGAACTTTTGAAAAAATATGGACTGACTAAAGAAAATATTGCTAGTGCGGTTATAAGGGTAATGGATAGAAAGACTACATGCCATCATAAGTAA
- a CDS encoding cell division ATP-binding protein FtsE has product MIQFCSVTKTYENGTTALNNINLKVEKGDFLFLVGASGAGKSTLLSLLFREEIPSKGQIFIAGKNIVRLKRSELPYVRRNMGIVFQDFRLLPDRNVFENVAFTLEVLQYSKKDIMRLVPIVLKQVGIAHRAKNFPKQLSGGEQQRTAIARAIINNPPIVVADEPTGNLDPKTSVEIMKLLEDINYRGTTTMVATHDKDIVNSMHKRVVALDNGKLTSDEREGSYI; this is encoded by the coding sequence TTGATACAGTTTTGCAGTGTAACTAAGACATATGAAAATGGCACCACCGCTCTTAATAATATTAACCTCAAAGTGGAAAAAGGAGATTTTCTATTTCTTGTAGGGGCAAGTGGGGCTGGTAAATCTACCTTGCTGAGCCTGTTATTTAGAGAAGAAATACCATCTAAGGGCCAAATATTTATTGCTGGAAAAAATATTGTGAGATTAAAAAGAAGTGAACTACCCTATGTCCGTAGGAATATGGGCATAGTTTTCCAGGATTTTCGTTTACTCCCAGATAGAAATGTTTTCGAAAATGTTGCCTTTACCTTAGAAGTTCTACAATACAGCAAGAAAGATATCATGAGATTGGTTCCAATTGTACTTAAACAGGTTGGCATTGCACATAGAGCAAAAAACTTTCCTAAACAACTTTCTGGTGGTGAGCAACAAAGGACCGCAATCGCCAGAGCAATAATTAACAACCCTCCAATTGTTGTAGCAGATGAACCTACTGGAAATCTTGACCCTAAAACATCTGTAGAAATAATGAAATTACTTGAGGATATCAACTATCGTGGTACAACTACAATGGTAGCTACACATGATAAGGATATCGTTAATTCTATGCATAAAAGAGTGGTAGCTCTTGACAATGGTAAGCTTACAAGTGATGAAAGAGAAGGGAGCTACATCTAA
- a CDS encoding excinuclease ABC subunit B (The UvrABC repair system catalyzes the recognition and processing of DNA lesions. The beta-hairpin of the Uvr-B subunit is inserted between the strands, where it probes for the presence of a lesion), with the protein MKPFKVVSGYSPKGDQPKAIEQLADGIQGNLKNQILLGATGTGKTYTMAKVIEKVQKPTLVMAHNKILAAQLCSEFRDFFPENSVEYFVSYYDYYQPEAYIPHTDTYIEKDSSLNDEIDKMRHSATSALFERNDVIIVASVSCIYGLGSPVDYRNLVLSLREGVEYDRDKILRKLVDIQYDRNDYDFHRGTFRVRGDVIEIFPASFTEKAIRVEMFGDEIERILEIDTFTGEVISQRNHISIFPASHYVIEEDKLKVAIMNIEQELDERLKELKDNNKLVEAQRLEQRTRYDLEMLQEIGFCSGIENYSRHLIGKAPGEPPFTLIDYFPEDFLLVIDESHVSVPQIGGMYKGDHSRKQNLVEHGFRLPSALDNRPLKFAEFEKKINQIVFVSATPGPYELERTQQTVEQIIRPTGLVDPMISIRPIKGQMDNLYTEIQKRVSKNQRTLVTTLTKRMAEDLTDYFKELGVKVRYMHSDIDTIERMEIIRDLRLGEFDVLVGINLLREGLDLPEVSLVVILDADKEGFLRSDRALIQTMGRAARNIDGQVIMYADKITGSMERAIGETERRRNIQLEFNEKHHITPETVKKEVRKVLEASRVAEEKTDYLSKQKINKMAKHEIKDLINQMEKEMKVAASKLEFERAAQLRDIIVDLQKQIGI; encoded by the coding sequence ATGAAACCCTTTAAAGTTGTTTCAGGGTATTCACCAAAGGGAGATCAGCCCAAGGCAATTGAGCAGTTGGCTGATGGGATACAGGGAAATTTAAAAAATCAAATTCTACTTGGGGCTACAGGTACTGGAAAAACATATACCATGGCAAAGGTAATAGAAAAAGTGCAAAAGCCAACTCTTGTTATGGCCCATAATAAGATTCTAGCTGCCCAACTCTGTAGCGAGTTTAGGGATTTCTTTCCAGAGAATAGTGTTGAATATTTTGTTAGTTATTATGATTACTATCAGCCTGAGGCATATATTCCTCATACAGATACCTATATAGAAAAGGATAGCTCCTTAAATGATGAAATAGATAAAATGAGGCACTCAGCAACAAGTGCTCTTTTTGAAAGAAATGATGTTATTATTGTTGCTAGTGTGTCTTGCATATACGGACTTGGTTCTCCCGTTGACTATAGAAACCTTGTCCTTTCTTTGCGTGAGGGTGTGGAATATGATAGGGATAAAATATTAAGGAAACTGGTGGATATTCAGTACGATAGAAATGATTATGATTTTCATAGGGGTACCTTTAGAGTTCGTGGAGATGTAATAGAAATATTTCCGGCATCTTTTACGGAAAAGGCTATCAGGGTTGAAATGTTTGGAGATGAGATTGAAAGAATTCTTGAAATAGATACCTTTACAGGAGAAGTTATTTCTCAAAGAAATCATATATCAATTTTTCCTGCTAGTCACTATGTGATTGAAGAGGACAAGTTAAAAGTAGCAATTATGAATATTGAACAAGAGCTTGATGAAAGACTCAAGGAATTGAAGGACAACAATAAGCTTGTAGAGGCTCAAAGACTGGAACAAAGGACACGGTACGATCTGGAGATGCTACAGGAAATAGGCTTCTGCTCAGGCATCGAAAATTACTCAAGACATTTAATAGGAAAAGCTCCTGGAGAGCCACCCTTTACTTTAATTGATTACTTTCCAGAAGATTTTCTGCTTGTAATTGATGAATCCCATGTTTCAGTTCCTCAGATAGGTGGCATGTATAAAGGTGATCATTCTCGCAAGCAGAATCTTGTTGAGCACGGATTTAGGCTGCCATCTGCTTTAGATAATAGGCCGTTGAAGTTTGCTGAGTTCGAAAAAAAGATTAATCAAATTGTGTTTGTATCAGCTACGCCAGGTCCCTATGAATTAGAAAGGACCCAGCAAACAGTTGAACAGATAATTAGGCCAACAGGTCTTGTAGACCCAATGATTTCTATAAGGCCAATAAAAGGACAGATGGATAATCTATATACTGAAATTCAAAAAAGAGTCAGTAAAAATCAAAGGACTCTAGTTACAACACTAACAAAAAGAATGGCAGAAGATCTAACAGATTACTTCAAGGAGCTGGGCGTAAAGGTTAGATATATGCATTCAGATATTGATACAATTGAGAGAATGGAAATAATCAGGGATTTGCGTTTAGGAGAATTTGACGTCCTTGTGGGCATAAACCTACTAAGGGAAGGATTGGATTTACCAGAAGTATCTCTTGTAGTAATATTAGATGCTGATAAAGAGGGCTTTTTACGCTCTGATAGAGCACTTATTCAGACCATGGGTAGAGCTGCTAGAAACATTGATGGTCAAGTTATCATGTATGCAGATAAAATCACAGGTTCTATGGAAAGAGCCATAGGTGAAACAGAAAGAAGAAGAAATATCCAGTTAGAATTTAATGAGAAACATCATATAACTCCTGAAACAGTCAAAAAAGAAGTCAGGAAAGTCTTGGAAGCTTCTAGGGTTGCAGAAGAAAAGACAGATTACCTATCCAAACAGAAAATCAATAAAATGGCAAAACATGAAATAAAGGATTTAATAAACCAAATGGAGAAGGAAATGAAAGTTGCTGCTTCCAAGTTAGAATTTGAAAGGGCTGCTCAGTTAAGGGATATTATTGTGGATTTACAGAAACAAATTGGAATTTAA
- a CDS encoding ArsR family transcriptional regulator, with protein MIKKDLCEINCIHVDIVEKVKKKNIPKEEANELAEMFKLLSNPTRIKILHVLSQSEMCVCDIVAVLGLNQSAVSHQLRLLRTSRLVKNRQEGKVVYYSLDDDHIEKLFTAGLEHVRHN; from the coding sequence ATGATAAAAAAAGATTTATGTGAGATTAATTGTATACACGTGGACATAGTTGAAAAGGTAAAAAAGAAAAACATTCCTAAAGAAGAGGCAAATGAGCTTGCAGAGATGTTTAAGCTTCTTAGCAATCCTACAAGAATCAAAATACTTCATGTTCTCTCTCAGTCGGAGATGTGTGTCTGTGACATTGTAGCAGTATTGGGATTAAACCAGTCAGCTGTTTCACATCAGCTTAGGTTGTTAAGAACAAGTAGATTAGTAAAGAATCGTCAAGAAGGTAAGGTGGTCTATTATTCTCTTGATGATGATCATATTGAAAAACTTTTTACAGCAGGCTTAGAGCACGTTAGGCATAACTAA
- a CDS encoding C4-dicarboxylate ABC transporter permease codes for MSAILFVSLIVLLFSSVPVAIAIGSSSLLVAWVSDIPLMVIAQRIFTTNDSFPLMAIPFFMVAGAVMTKGGVSQRLVNFASALVGALTGGLAMVVLVGCAFFAAISGSSAATVAAIGAIMIPTMEKRGYARHFSAGVTASGGALGMIIPPSIVMIIYGVAAEVSIVSLFLGGFIPGIFMMAAMMAVVYYYSKKEGYAGTEKFSGRAVWVTFKESFWGLLMPVIILGGIYGGIFTPTEAAAVGAAYGFIISLFVYKDMEFSQIPDVLLGAVKATAIVMFIMNSAGLFGWILVNHQIPQTIATALTSLTTNPNTLLLMLVGVMLIVGTFMNAAPAMVILAPILVPVVVAVGIDPIYFGVLMTIALTIGVVTPPVGVDLFVSSSIANIPIEKVARAAFPFIVAMIICVVLMIYFPQIIMFLPKLVQGI; via the coding sequence ATTTCAGCAATTCTGTTTGTATCCTTAATAGTACTATTATTTTCAAGTGTCCCTGTAGCAATTGCAATCGGCTCTTCTTCGCTATTAGTGGCTTGGGTATCTGATATACCTTTAATGGTAATTGCCCAAAGAATTTTTACTACAAATGATTCCTTTCCTTTAATGGCAATTCCCTTCTTTATGGTAGCTGGGGCAGTTATGACAAAAGGTGGGGTTTCTCAGAGATTAGTAAATTTCGCTAGTGCATTGGTAGGTGCTCTTACTGGAGGATTGGCCATGGTAGTGCTAGTAGGGTGTGCGTTTTTTGCTGCCATCTCCGGTTCATCTGCAGCTACAGTAGCCGCAATTGGTGCAATCATGATACCAACTATGGAAAAGCGTGGCTACGCTAGACATTTCTCTGCTGGAGTAACTGCTTCTGGAGGAGCGTTAGGAATGATAATTCCTCCTAGTATAGTCATGATTATTTATGGTGTTGCAGCTGAAGTTTCAATTGTCTCTCTTTTCCTAGGAGGGTTTATTCCTGGCATATTTATGATGGCAGCTATGATGGCCGTTGTTTATTATTATAGTAAGAAAGAAGGATATGCTGGAACAGAGAAATTTAGTGGAAGAGCTGTATGGGTAACTTTCAAAGAAAGTTTTTGGGGTTTACTAATGCCAGTAATAATCTTGGGTGGTATTTATGGTGGTATATTTACTCCAACTGAAGCTGCTGCTGTTGGAGCTGCTTATGGGTTTATTATTTCACTATTTGTTTATAAAGATATGGAATTTTCTCAAATACCAGATGTTTTACTTGGTGCTGTGAAGGCTACTGCAATTGTAATGTTCATAATGAATTCAGCGGGTTTATTCGGCTGGATACTGGTTAATCATCAAATACCTCAGACAATTGCTACTGCACTTACAAGTCTAACAACTAATCCAAATACACTTTTATTAATGCTAGTAGGAGTTATGCTTATTGTGGGTACATTTATGAATGCTGCACCAGCTATGGTCATCTTAGCACCTATTTTAGTTCCTGTCGTTGTAGCAGTAGGCATAGACCCAATATATTTTGGCGTTTTAATGACAATAGCACTAACTATCGGTGTTGTAACTCCACCGGTAGGTGTTGATTTATTTGTCTCATCCTCGATTGCAAATATTCCTATTGAAAAAGTAGCAAGAGCAGCCTTTCCATTTATTGTGGCTATGATTATTTGTGTTGTATTAATGATATATTTCCCACAAATTATCATGTTCTTACCAAAGCTTGTACAAGGAATATAG